The nucleotide window GTATAATTATACCTAAAATTATACCGGCAATCAGCCCGAAGAAAATGTGTCCGTTTCGCTTAATGCCTAGTCCCAAGGCGATTAGCACCTGCATATGTAATTTCATAAAATACCTCTTTAATTTTTTCTACTTTACAGCAAAATCCATTGTACTATTTTTTTCAAATTTAGACAACAATACAAACAATGGATTTTTTGTTTTTCGTTCACAGAAATTAAATTTTGTACTAATATATATATTATAAATTATAGAAGACAGTTGTAGGTTTTTAATTATGTTAGGTGACAAAAACAAGAGATTTCATTTTATAGCAATTGGCGGAGTCGGTATGAGCGGGCTTGCTAAATACCTTTTGCAAGAGGGGTACAAGGTTTCAGGTTCAGATGTTTCTGATAGTAAATATGTTGCTCAGGTTAGGGATTTGGGTGCTATTGTCAGCATTGGGCATAAGGCTCATAATGTCGATGGGGCAGATGTTGTTATTGCCAGTACTGCAATAAAAGCTGACAATGTAGAAATACAGCGTGCAAAAGAACTTAATATTCCCGTTATTCACAGGTCTGATTTATTGCAGTCAATTGCGAAAGTATTTTCGGAGAACCCGAAGTCTAATTTTATGGGCTTTTCTGGTACTCACGGCAAAACTACAACAAGCGGTTTATGCTCTTATTTGCTTGAAAAAGCCGGATTAAAACCATCATTTGTTGTCGGCGGAATTATTCCTGAACTTCACACAAATGCTCAATTTGCTTCGCATGATTATTTTGCAGCAGAATTAGATGAGTCTGATGGCACAATTCTTAAGTACCAACCTGATACAAGTGTTATCAATAATCTTGAACTTGACCATGTCGATTTCTATAAAAATGGATTTGAAGATTTGTTGAATACTTTTTCAACTTACTTAAATAATTTAAAACCTAACGCAAAAGTGATTATAAATACGGATTGCGAGGGCAATCTTGAGTTAATGAAACGAAATCCCAATAAAAAATATATTACATTCGGACTCAAAAATGCGGATTATGTCGCAGAAAATATTAAATTTATTGGCTTTGGCTCTGAATTTAATGTGAACAAAAATGGAAAAATTATCACTACAATCAAACTTTCGGTTCCCGGATATCATAATGTTTATAACTCATTAGCAGTTTTCATAGCTTTATATGAAGCAGGTATCTGCCCTGAAAAATTCGTTAAACACTTCGAAACTTTTTCGGGTATGGGAAGACGCTTCCAAAAAAGTGCTGAATTTGGCGGAATAACAGTTGTTGACGATTATGCTCACCACCCGAGTGAAATCAAAGCTACGCTGACTGCGTTAAAAGAAATAAAAGGACACCGCATTGTCGCTGTTTTTCAACCACACAGATATTCAAGATTTATAGGGCTTTGGGACGAATTTTTAAATGCTTTTGACTCAATCGACAAATTAATTGTCGTTGATGTTTTCGCTGCGTCTGAAAAACCACTTACAGAAGCTGATCCTGCAAAATTTGTAAAACAAATCTGCCACAAAGATGCGGTCTATATCTCCGGCAAAATGGACGAAGCGGCTAAAAAAATATTGCCACTATTGAAGCCATCTGATATAGTTTTAACATTGGGTGCGGGCGATGTTACGAAAATCGGACCTCTTATGAATGAAATCTATAATCGGGGCAATTAATGATGGATATTGAAACTCAAAAGGACTATGACATAAAGCTTCACACCACTTTTAAAATCGGTGGTCCGGCTAAAAATGTTTATTTCCCGAAAACGGTTCAAGAACTTGTCTTTTTGCTCAAAAAAAATCCGAATTCAATTGTCTTGGGAAGCTGCTCTAATATTATAGTTTCATCAGATGGCGTAGAAGAAGATGTCATTATAACTTCAAAACTTTCAGATTTTTTATTTTCGGGAAATTCTATAAAAGTTTCCTGTGGCACAAGAGCACCATTGCTTTCAAAAGAATGTTTGGCTCAAAATCTTTCCGGTTTTGAATTTATGATTGGTTTCCCGGGGTCAATGGGCGGAATGGTCAATATGAATGCGTCTGCTCATTCGCAGGCTGTTTCTGATAAATTTGTGAGTGCAAAAGTTTTTGACAGAAATTCTAAACAGATATTGAATCTTTCAAAAAATGATATGATGTTTGATTATAGGACATCAATTTTGGCGAAAAAACCTTATGTACTTTTAGAGGCTGTCTTTGACTTGCAGCCGAAAGAAAAAGCCGAAATTGAAGAGTTAATGCAACGAAACCTTGAGTTTAGAAAATTGCATCAACCATCTTTGAAATTGCCAAATGTAGGAAGTATTTTTAAAAATCCTGAAAATGATTCAGCTGGCAGGCTTTTGGATTTGTCAGGGGCCAAAGAACTTTCCTTTGGTGGGGCAAAAGTGTGGGAAAATCACGCAAACTTCATTGTAAATGTATCAAATGCGACTTCTCACGATATAATTAATTTAATGTATAAAATGTATTCTCTTGTCAAAGAAAAATATACAATCGAGTTAAAATCAGAAGTGAAATTTATAGGTAAAACGGATATAGAAGAAGATAAATTATGGCAAAAATTAACAGGAAAAAATATTCAGACGATACAAAAATAGCTGTATTAAACGGCGGAATGTCCAGTGAACGTGAGGTTTCTTTACGTTCCGGTAAAAATGTGTTTGAAGCATTAAAAAGGCTCGGGTATAAAAATGTTGAGCTTGTTGATGTTGATAAAAATGTTGCTCAAAAATTACAAGAAGGAAATTTTAAAGTAGCTTTTAATGCTCTTCACGGAAAATACGGCGAAGACGGTTGTATCCAAGGGCTTTTAGAATTGTTGGGTATCGAATATACGGGTTGCGGTGTTTTTTCAAGTGCAGCGTGTATGAATAAGCAAAATACCAAAAATATATTGAAAAATTTCCCGAATATCCCTTTGATAAAATCAGTTTTCATCAGACAAAATGAAAATGTAAAAGAAAAAGTCCAAGGATTGAATTATCCAATGATGATAAAACCTGTCTCTGAAGGTTCAAGTATTGGTATGTATAAGGTTGAAACACCTGCTCAACTTGAAGAATTTTTCAACAAGGCATTATCTTGCAAGCAAGATATTATGATAGAAGAATATTTAGTCGGTGTTTGTGCGACAGTTGGCGTTCTTGATGATGAGGACAAAACTTTTGCGACTGAAATCTTGGAAATCAGGCCGAAAACAGAATGGTATGACTATGAGTCAAAATATACAGCAGGAATGACCGAGTTTATACTCCCTGCGGAATTGACTGATGACATGACAAAAAGAGTCAAAGAAATTGCTGTAAAAGCTCACAGAGCTTGCTCTTGCTCGGGTGTTAGCAGAGTAGACTTTTTGATAGTTGACGATATTCCTTATGTTTTAGAAATCAACACAAGCCCGGGAATGACCGATTTGAGCGACCTTCCTGCTCAGGCAAATGCAATGGGAATTACTTACGACGAACTTGTTTTGACAATTTTGAATAACGCAGGCTTAAACCGATAAGATGGAACAAAACGATTCAATACAACGCAGAATAAAAGCTAATCAAATGCAACGTGAGGTGCGTCGCACTCAGCTTAAAGTTCGCAGAATTTTTGCAATTGTGCGTTTTTTGATTGTTTTGTGCTTGATATTTTTTACATACCGTTTGGTAAAATGTCATTATTGGTATGTCAACAAAGCTGCATTTAATTCACCTCAAAATCAGTATTTGAAGATTGTAGGTAATGAAATTACGCCAGATTATAAAATTCTCGATGCGTTGAGAAAAATCCCTATTGAAAATCACCCCGTATATGTAATTGATACCGCCAAGATGGCAAAAGAAGTCATGAAAATAGATACGATAAAACGTGTTTATATCCGTAGGTTTTGGATGCCCGGAAGGTTTACTGTTATTGTCGATGAGCGTAAGCCGCTTTTGATAATTTCGCCTAAAGAAAAAGTTCCTCCGATTGCATTTTTTACAGAAGAAGGTAAACTCATTGGCAGAGAATATCTTCCTTTGCGTAAATCATACAATACAACGCTCGTTTTAACCTATGGAACTCGTGGAGATGATTATCGTCATTGGGATTTGGCTAAAATAAAATTATTGGATAAATTGTCAAAATCAGTAACTGCTTATTCAAAGG belongs to Candidatus Gastranaerophilales bacterium and includes:
- the murC gene encoding UDP-N-acetylmuramate--L-alanine ligase; this encodes MLGDKNKRFHFIAIGGVGMSGLAKYLLQEGYKVSGSDVSDSKYVAQVRDLGAIVSIGHKAHNVDGADVVIASTAIKADNVEIQRAKELNIPVIHRSDLLQSIAKVFSENPKSNFMGFSGTHGKTTTSGLCSYLLEKAGLKPSFVVGGIIPELHTNAQFASHDYFAAELDESDGTILKYQPDTSVINNLELDHVDFYKNGFEDLLNTFSTYLNNLKPNAKVIINTDCEGNLELMKRNPNKKYITFGLKNADYVAENIKFIGFGSEFNVNKNGKIITTIKLSVPGYHNVYNSLAVFIALYEAGICPEKFVKHFETFSGMGRRFQKSAEFGGITVVDDYAHHPSEIKATLTALKEIKGHRIVAVFQPHRYSRFIGLWDEFLNAFDSIDKLIVVDVFAASEKPLTEADPAKFVKQICHKDAVYISGKMDEAAKKILPLLKPSDIVLTLGAGDVTKIGPLMNEIYNRGN
- the murB gene encoding UDP-N-acetylmuramate dehydrogenase, with product MMDIETQKDYDIKLHTTFKIGGPAKNVYFPKTVQELVFLLKKNPNSIVLGSCSNIIVSSDGVEEDVIITSKLSDFLFSGNSIKVSCGTRAPLLSKECLAQNLSGFEFMIGFPGSMGGMVNMNASAHSQAVSDKFVSAKVFDRNSKQILNLSKNDMMFDYRTSILAKKPYVLLEAVFDLQPKEKAEIEELMQRNLEFRKLHQPSLKLPNVGSIFKNPENDSAGRLLDLSGAKELSFGGAKVWENHANFIVNVSNATSHDIINLMYKMYSLVKEKYTIELKSEVKFIGKTDIEEDKLWQKLTGKNIQTIQK
- a CDS encoding D-alanine--D-alanine ligase; translation: MAKINRKKYSDDTKIAVLNGGMSSEREVSLRSGKNVFEALKRLGYKNVELVDVDKNVAQKLQEGNFKVAFNALHGKYGEDGCIQGLLELLGIEYTGCGVFSSAACMNKQNTKNILKNFPNIPLIKSVFIRQNENVKEKVQGLNYPMMIKPVSEGSSIGMYKVETPAQLEEFFNKALSCKQDIMIEEYLVGVCATVGVLDDEDKTFATEILEIRPKTEWYDYESKYTAGMTEFILPAELTDDMTKRVKEIAVKAHRACSCSGVSRVDFLIVDDIPYVLEINTSPGMTDLSDLPAQANAMGITYDELVLTILNNAGLNR
- a CDS encoding FtsQ-type POTRA domain-containing protein, which encodes MEQNDSIQRRIKANQMQREVRRTQLKVRRIFAIVRFLIVLCLIFFTYRLVKCHYWYVNKAAFNSPQNQYLKIVGNEITPDYKILDALRKIPIENHPVYVIDTAKMAKEVMKIDTIKRVYIRRFWMPGRFTVIVDERKPLLIISPKEKVPPIAFFTEEGKLIGREYLPLRKSYNTTLVLTYGTRGDDYRHWDLAKIKLLDKLSKSVTAYSKEKVLYIDMRNPRDVYVQIPSAKLRLGDLDYSVFKRIQSISSILPEVKSFQNKVKYVDLRWEETNYLKLKYNTKEGDTPAEVIED